One Rhinolophus ferrumequinum isolate MPI-CBG mRhiFer1 chromosome X, mRhiFer1_v1.p, whole genome shotgun sequence genomic window, gagggaaaaccaaaagaggaaggaaaaccagCCAGTGAACCAAGGGCTGCAGGAAAGCGCCCAGCTAGGGATGATGTACCCaggaaagccaaaagaaaaaccaacaaggGGCTGGCTCAGTGCCTCAAGGTGTACAAGGAAGCCGTTCATGATATGCATTTGAGCAATGAGGAGATAAGAGAATTTGACGAGATGGCTAGGGGCGAGGATAAGGTGAAGAAAACCAGACAGAAATTGGGGGGAGAGAGGTTATGTGGATGGAAAAAAGTTTACAGGACCCCTACCACCTGAGGGGCCCAAGGGAACTCTGGGGTGGCCACAGGGCCCCACAAAGGGTCTTTGAAGGCATTCCTTTAGTGTAGTGTTTGGCAGGCATTTGCCAGGCTCTGGGCTTTAACCTTATGCTAATACTTTGCTTTAGGTGTCAAATCTTGTTGCCAGCAGCCTTTTGACCCAAAAAGAACACTCTTATCAGTAGGGAATTTTCACCCATGTGCACTGCAAAGGCATTATGATGCttggaaaaataaagcagcttATATCATCTACAGAATCAGTTCACTTTtgtaaaaaacataaatttatatagtACATCTATGcccaagaaaaatggaaaatttttttcactaaaaGGTTAACAATGTTTTTTCTGAGTTGTGAGGTTGTGGGCAATTTAtcttctttgtgtattttctactcatctgtttatttttccctaaaaacCACACATTACTTTTCTCataaagaaatactaaaacacaaaaaaaggaaaacaatgcataAAATAGCAATACAAAGAGAACTGTTCAGTGAGTTTTAAAGGCAGTGGAGGCAAAATTCTTGtcagaacttaaaaatatgtaaaactcaCATTATCCCTGGGACTCATATCTAGAGGAATCAACCTGGTAGTTATAACAGATTCATTATTGTAAAGACCAGTCTTTTTATCTGTGCAATGGGGATCATACTTGCCTCACAGAATTGCCGGGTGGATTAGATGAGGTACTTAATATGGGAGCTGTGTTGGGCTGGTCTCTACCTTTCCTCCTACACTAGCAGGACCAGAAACCCATCAGACACTTGAAGGAGGGTTGAGGTACATCTCACCTGTGCCCAGGAATAAGTACAGGAAGCCAGAAGGTGGGTGTCACCCTCCACTGGATAGTCAGGTCTGCTGTGCACTCTGCTTCTCATGAGTCTTGTTTCCTCTTAAGGCCCCCACTGCTGCTGATGGGCGAATATCCTCAAGGCGACAAAGCCCAGGTGATTTCCCTGGAGTCCACAGTGAGCCCCAAACCTGCGCCAGCCATGACACCTATAGAAGTAAGGATAAATCTCTTTTCTTCATACTTATGCTTACGCAAGTGGGTAACACCTCAATGATGTTTCAGCCTCTAAtggatttcagattttttagtAAAACAATCCTTTCTGCATTTGTTGTTTTGTAAGTGTGTTTTTGTATATAGTCATTTCTCCACCAGATTCAGTTATGGGAGGCTGGGATAAAATCTGAGTGGTAcacagtttttctcatctgtcagtGCCTTATCTGCTTGATTCCTCTTTCCTTAGAGGAAATGATCTCCTGGGAAATTCCTGCCAGGTCCCACCTTATAAGGTTTGCACACCTACCTACACTTGTGGTTTTTTAGAGCATTGCTACTCAAATAGTAGTCCAGCTGCTATGGACCAGCTGCATCAGCATCACCAGAGAGatagttagaaatgcagaatctcaggtccccATCCCAAACTTACTGaatcaaaatttccattttaacaaaatcTGTAGGTGATTCCTGTGCCCATTAAAGTTTTAGAAGCACTGGTTTATAAGGAGACTCTCCTCAGCCTTGTCACTCCCACTTTCACATAAAATATGTACCTAGAAGGATAAATACATGTGCTACATTAGACAAGTTATTAAATAGACCTGTGTTTGTCAAACTGCAGTTCCACACCCCCTACATTAGTAGGGAGTTAAACAAATTCAATGAGTTGACCTGCAATGTCTTCATGAAGTAGGGTAGAATAAAATTGATtagggccaaatagtaaatattagaTTATATTGCAGTTAGGTAGGGTGAGTACTGTTTTGTGAAATTTGTGTTTcagttatgtatatatgtatgtttgtacaCCCTGAGTTGTgattaaaaaaagtctttctgaTTGTGTgctgaagtttttgtttgtttgttttgttttgtttttaattgacacTGCATTACACTCTGCTTCTCAAAGCACAATCTGTCCTTTCCATCCTGGCACCTCTAATGCCGAGCACAATGCCTTGAAAGTAATAAGTTCttaataaatttgtaaataagAACAGTTGAGTTAGAAGTTCTTGTCCCAGATCATTCCAggtgtaaataaataactgtactCCTCTAGGAGGGTTTACTTGCAGTTCCAAATGGAAGATCATGTAGAAGAATTTGTACTACAAATTTTACCttatctcattttattaatgcatgcatgtttttaaagtttgctaATCTTCCACATATCAGAATCACCAGAGGACTTTGTTGAAAATGTAAACTCCCGATTCCCACCCCAGATCCACTGAGTAGAGCTCTAGAATCCCCATTTTTAACAAACTTGCTAGGTGATTGAGATTCATACTAAAGGCTAATGTCCACTGACATATATTCATTATGCTCTCAGTCATATTAAGCATAAAACACCATaaggtaagcagaagaaaagagttACAATGTCTGTTTTGGGGAGGGGTAGGGGAGTTGAAGgcctttttaaagtataaaacaaagtTTGGAAGTAAGAATCCATAAGGGTAAGATTAATATATCTACTGAAGAGATCTTGAAAGTGTCTTTAGAGCAAATCACACCTATAATCAAAGGCAAGTGAAAGGCATATCATAATATGGtgtatttccttttccagatGCTATGATAATTATGGCAGCTAAACAGTAGCATTGCTAAAAAGATGCATGAGATCCCAAATGTCAATGCTTGCAAATCCGTAGTTTagtgcaggggaaaaaaatagggtGCAATACAGCAACAGCATTAAGGATATGCCTCATAGCTACAAGCTGTGTCATAGTGAGGGGTCTGGAGAGGCTAGGTATGAGCTCCAGTTGTCTTCCCTCTCTATAAAAGCCCTTAAAATACACACTTCTTCTTTTGGATCAGGAACCACTGATGTGTGCACAAAGTACATCAGAACCAGAGAGCACAAAATGGAGTCTCAGGCCAGGATTCTCACACATCGCTGGTTATGTAGGCATATTCTTGCTATGTAGCCAGCTTCAACAGCAGAGCTCTTGGTGAGAAGGTTCACCTAGATCAAGTGCAAATGATTAACTTGTTACCAACAAACAAAGCCGAAAAACTGGTACAACGCACCCAAAACTCCTCAGACCCATGGTTATAAAACAACACTCTTAGTATGTTTCATGTCTTTACCATGGGTCAGTGCCACACAGGTACATTTCTTATTTCAGTAGAACAGCTCAGAAAAATCCCAGTCCTGTTAGAACTAACTCTCTAAGAACAATGTACCTCTAACCCTCTTTACAATGTGAATAAAGCTGAATAGAGATATCCTTTCTCAGTGCAGACACAATTCCCAGGGGTACTACTAACATGGCCCTCACCCATGTGCTGGATCTCTCTCCATATTCCCATACAGATTCACTCTCCACACCCCTCCACCCTGTTCTGTATCCTGGGGATTCTGACCTGTATGGACTACATCAAAGGACTCCCTTGTCCTTTGGGAGCCAGCAATGGACAATGTGGTCAGGAAATTTTCCTCCCACCTTGTTCCCTGAAGTGTCATGGGATGCTGACTGAGTTTCTTCTCCAAAGGTTCCTGGAAGATGGCCCTTTCCAGATAGGCTCTATATCTCCAGCTTTTAGTAACCCCTCTTTCCCTTTGTCCCTCAGGCCTAGGACTGATAATCCTACCTTTACTAGAAAAGGAGTGTTGCACTATCCCTTCTGGTTTTTCAATAACCTTCCCACATCCTTATAtgttgtccttaaaaaaaaaataaaaaaataaaaaacttctctCAAACTTTCTAATGCAAATGATTTCCCACCACACACTTCTCAAATACAGTAGTTGATACCACAAGTTAACCCAGGAATTAGGTTGCTCATGTGAGGTGGGACAAAATCTCCTTACGATGGGGATGAGGAGAATGGGGAGCAGGTGTTAAGAGAGGTTCAGTGGTACATGGCGTAGTAGTATCACACTTACTCAAATTAACACTACTGGTGGCATGGAATGAAGTACCCAAAGTTTTGGAAAATCAAGTGGCTGTGTCATTTAAGCACTGTgtcaaaaataattatcaaaaggCTGTGGAGTCATCTGTGTTTATCTGATGGTCTTAAAGAGTATGCATAGGAAAAATAGGAAAGTGAAAGCtatgaaaatacaacaaaacacaTATAGAGCACCAGAAAGACTGCATGGTATGTTTTAAGGAGTCCTTCATCTTAGGGCAGATAAAGCTGAGTACCAAGCCCAGGTACTCATATTGTCACAGATTTCCGTTGCTAATTAAGTGCTCTATCTGCTATgactttttacaataaaataagggCACTAGTAGGAAAAGAGATACATAGGATAGGGTCATTTGTGTAGACATGCTCCGAGGCATTAAGAAATGCATTGCTGAGATGGTTACCGGCATCCTTAAAGATTTCTGCGGGCCTGTACTCTGTAGGATGGAGACAATGGTGAAGAATGCTTCAGTGGAATTAGGCTACTTAATCTTAACGTAAATGAAGGGATCCCAGAGCGGTGGAGGTCAAATGATAGTACCCAACCATATGAGACAAGGTGAGTGTAACTGTCACAATAAGCTAAAGGTATGAAATGGTATTTAGAAGATGTTTGACCAACAGGGATCTGTGGTGATGGCTAATCAGAGaattcctataaaataaaataattgggcATCCTATAGGATGCTGCCCAATAtattcaggcaaaaaaaaaaaaagtaagtctgCTGGAAAACCTAATTTGAGATGCTGTAGTGGGGTTACTGAACTTCTTACCCAACTGAGGGTAATGCAGGGTACTTCTAAGGTAGGACTCTGCAGCCACTGGTATATAATATGAATTTTCCACTAAACCTTTCCCAGGGGGACCTGCAGACACTTTTCAGGGTGACTGTGCACTAGGGAAAGGGAAATATCAAGACCTTCTGGGAGTTATTAACTAAAGGCTCCAAACTGGTGTTAGTCTCTAGACTAAGGAACAGTGAAGCAAAAGGATAGACAATACAGAAAAGACTGTGAGACACTAATGGGGCATGGtgtgaaaaaaattgaatttttatgtaatcaaagtcccacaggaagaggagagagagaatggggaagaaacactatgaaaaaataatggaagatCGACTTCTGGCATGGCAGCATGAGGAGCACCACTGACCTGATTCCCAGTGTAAATcgtaaaaattatatttaaaaaaccaacaaagGCCATTAAAAGCCTTTGGAAATGATCCTAAGGACAAACAGCACATTAACAAACATCTGTTCAAGAAAATCTACAGAAATTAAGTAAGAAAGGTGAAAGAATGTAATATTTGAACCAAGACTGCTTCCTCCCCTCTTTCCAAGCTCAGTGAGGTGGATACTCCATTCCAGACTGCTGCAGCCAAAAACACAGGGCTCCCTCTCCTGTAGCTCCCAGCCAGAGGACTTCCTTCACAAGAGGAGCAgtactttaacatttcttatccTTACCCTAGCTGCCTGTTGCTGAGACTAAGTCCTGGATGAGCTCAGTTGAGAGGTAGTGCTCCCTTCTGCCCAACCTCTACTTGTGGAACAGAGAATCCATCTCATAGTGTAATGAGAATACTAGGACCCAGATCACCTTTGATCAAGCATATGAGGCTGTCGACATAAGAAATCCAAACCTGCAGAAAAATTTTATAGGAGTTtat contains:
- the TCEAL2 gene encoding transcription elongation factor A protein-like 2 isoform X1; its protein translation is MCQDRKRRGHLNMEELCNENEAVPEKQVKMENQEQPQDAGKPAIAGTLDDKKLENEEKIENKRKTEDEEILKDKEEPEEGKPKEEGKPESQEKPKEEGKPENEGKPKEEGKPASEPRAAGKRPARDDVPRKAKRKTNKGLAQCLKVYKEAVHDMHLSNEEIREFDEMARGEDKAPTAADGRISSRRQSPGDFPGVHSEPQTCASHDTYRSKDKSLFFILMLTQVGNTSMMFQPLMDFRFFSKTILSAFVVL
- the TCEAL2 gene encoding transcription elongation factor A protein-like 2 isoform X2 — protein: MEELCNENEAVPEKQVKMENQEQPQDAGKPAIAGTLDDKKLENEEKIENKRKTEDEEILKDKEEPEEGKPKEEGKPESQEKPKEEGKPENEGKPKEEGKPASEPRAAGKRPARDDVPRKAKRKTNKGLAQCLKVYKEAVHDMHLSNEEIREFDEMARGEDKAPTAADGRISSRRQSPGDFPGVHSEPQTCASHDTYRSKDKSLFFILMLTQVGNTSMMFQPLMDFRFFSKTILSAFVVL